Proteins from one Kwoniella shivajii chromosome 1, complete sequence genomic window:
- a CDS encoding 26S protease regulatory subunit 6A-B, which yields MSAPASDPPPPPQSTDNGDNKPEEATVTPTSGESHENAESANSPADDVQMEEEKTVEDPLEDVPEGVLTSEAADIKMQARMIDNEIKMMRQESLRLAHEREQMSDKISDNMTKIKQNKVLPYLVSKVVEILDVDAEEQEGAAHNEQNAKKSKCAVIKTSTRQTVFLPIIGLVPHDDLRPSDLIGVNKDSYLILDKLPAEYDARVKAMEVDERPTETYTDIGGLDKQVEELIEAIVLPMQQADKFKTLGITPPKGCLMYGPPGTGKTLLARACAAQTNACYLKLAGPALVQMYIGDGAKLVRDAFELAKEKAPAIIFIDELDAIGTKRFDSDKSGDREVQRTMLELLNQLDGFSSDSRIKVIAATNRIDILDPALLRSGRLDRKIEFPLPNESARERILQIHSRKLNHHGVNFEELARSTEDMNGAQLKAVCVEAGMLALRQNATQLTHEHFHGGILEVQARKAKEHHYFA from the exons ATGTCAGCACCAGCATCAGAtcctccccctccccctcAATCCACGGATAACGGCGACAACAAGCCCGAGGAGGCTACTGTAACTCCAACAAGCGGAGAGAGTCACGAGAATGCAGAATCAGCCAACTCACCAGCAGATGATGtacagatggaagaagagaaaacagTAGAAGATCCTTTGGAGGACGTACCAGAGGGCGTACTTACT TCTGAAGCCGCCGATATCAAAATGCAAGCACGTATGATCGATAAtgagataaagatgatgagacAAGAATCACTGAGACTTGCACATGAGAGAGAACAAATGTCAGATAAGATCAGTGATAACATGACCAAGATTAAGCAGAACAAAGTGTTACCGTATTTGGTATCGAAAGTTGTCGAG ATCTTGGATGTGGATgcagaagaacaagaaggagCTGCTCACAATGAACAGAACGCTAAGAAGTCGAAATGTGCTGTCATCAAGACTTCAACTAGACAA ACCGTATTTTTACCAATCATTGGTCTTGTACCTCATGATGATTTACGTCCTAGTGATTTGATCGGTGTGAACAAAGACTCATATCTCATTCTTGACAAATTGCCTGCTG AGTATGACGCTCGAGTCAAGGCGATGGAGGTCGATGAGAGACCAACGGAGACTTACACGGATATCGGTGGTTTAGACAAGCAGGTCGAGGAGCTGATCGAGGCTAT CGTATTACCTATGCAACAAGCCGACAAGTTCAAGACGCTCGGTATCACCCCACCGAAGGGATGTTTGATGTATGGTCCCCCTG GTACCGGAAAGACGCTGCTTGCACGAGCCTGTGCTGCTCAGACGAACGCTTGTTACCTGAAACTCGCTGGACCCGCTCttgttcaa ATGTACATCGGTGACGGTGCTAAACTGGTCCGAGACGCGTTCGAATTGGCTAAGGAGAAAGCCCCCGCGATCATTTTCATCGATGAATTGGATGCTATCGGAACAAAGCGATTCGACAGTGACAAGTCTGGAGACCGTGAAGTGCAAAGAACTATGTTGGAGTTGTTGAATCAGCTGGACGGTTTCTCAAGCGATAGTCGAATCAAG GTCATCGCCGCTACCAACAGAATTGACATTCTCGATCCCGCGCTCCTCCGTTCAGGTCGATTAGACAGAAAGATAGAGTTCCCTTTACCTAACGAATCAGCGAGAGAACGAATCCTGCAGATTCACTCAAGAAAGCTTAATCATCATGGCGTCAA CTTTGAGGAATTAGCGCGATCAACAGAAGATATGAACGGTGCTCAACTCAAAGCAGTTTGTGTGGAGGCAGGAATG TTGGCATTAAGACAAAACGCCACTCAATTAACGCATGAACATTTCCACGGCGGTATCCTTGAAGTTCAAGCTCGTAAAGCGAAAGAACACCAT TATTTTGCATAA
- a CDS encoding alkylated DNA repair protein AlkB, producing the protein MPVSLDDTTSKYTAFRLAEKHYKNRSVKGKFPSLRLHQDSLIDLSRPISKEDDPVWLAGWWSPFNESDDFNHSWKPWNSSKGKERDKGERPDIDTSGMKQIQLADGKQGWVVAPGCILIPQYLSVNDQLNLVHSSLAEYTLPPNPLSLSTHYDVPKNLFELYATEPNSPVMPKYLISSAEIHSTQPPRSRPLIETEPASVLGYEEILARNKTWTGDAPSDKLKEKTVLQLMTDMRWANLGLIYQWTTKSYDFGREESIPFPKELAELCHTVVAAVPWAEVNSDQSPTGSSGWKNWPNDYKPDTGIVNFYQVKDTLMGHVDRSELDPARPLVSLSLGHCAILLLGSASRHDPPRPIILRSGDCLVMSGEGRQAYHGVPRIMDGTLPSHFSPLESDTVTMRAAKQFISSARININARQVFPPGFERPVVMAEGPKSD; encoded by the exons ATGCCTGTCTCACTTGACGATACTACATCAAAGTACACCGCATTCCGCTTGGCTGAGAAACACTACAAGAATCGCTCGGTCAAAGGAAAATTTCCCTCTCTCCGGCTTCATCAAGACTCGCTCATTGATTTGTCCCGGCCGATCAGCAAGGAGGACGATCCAGTGTGGCTGGCAGGCTGGTGGAGTCCCTTCAACGAAAGTGATGACTTCAACCACAGCTGGAAGCCTTGGAACTCgtcaaaaggaaaggagagagatAAGGGCGAACGGCCTGACATAGATACATCGGGAATGAAACAGATACAACTTGCGGATGGAAAACAGGGATGGGTGGTCGCACCAG GCTGCATATTGATACCGCAATATCTCTCAGTAAATGATCAGTTGAATCTGGTACATTCCTCGTTGGCCGAATACACCTTACCGCCAAATCCCCTTTCATTGTCTACCCATTATGACGTTCCAAAAAACCTCTTTGAGCTGTATGCGACCGAGCCTAACTCGCCCGTAATGCCAAAgtatttgatctcttctgcAGAAATTCATTCGACTCAACCGCCGAGGTCAAGACCATTGATAGAGACAGAACCCGCTTCAGTTCTGGGATATGAGGAAATCTTAGCGCGCAATAAGACATGGACTGGCGATGCTCCAAGTGACAAGTTAAAAGAGAAGACTGTATTGCAGCTGATGACAGACATGCGCTGGGCTAATCTGGGCTTGATATATCAG TGGACTACTAAATCGTATGATTTtggtagagaagaaagcatTCCCTTCCCTAAAGAGCTTGCAGAGCTATGCCACACAGTCGTTGCAGCAGTTCCATGGGCGGAAGTCAATTCTGATCAGTCGCCGACAGGATCAAGTGGGTGGAAGAATTGGCCAAATGATTATA AACCTGATACAGGTATTGTCAACTTCTATCAAGTCAAGGACACCCTCATGGGTCATGTGGATAGGTCAGA GCTAGATCCTGCTCGACCACTAGTTTCTCTTTC TCTTGGTCATTGTGCCATCTTACTTCTTGGTTCTGCTTCTCGACACGACCCTCCACGTCCTATCATTTTGCGTTCTGGGGACTGCCTCGTCATGAGTGGAGAGGGGAGACAAGCCTATCACG GTGTCCCACGTATCATGGATGGCACTCTGCCATCTCACTTTAGCCCCCTGGAATCCGATACTGTGACAATGAGAGCCGCGAAACAGTTCATTTCCTCTGCTcgaatcaatatcaatgcTAGACAAGTATTTCCTCCTGGATTCGAGAGACCAGTCGTGATGGCTGAAGGTCCCAAATCCGATTGA